TCTTCAACCATGGCGAGATGTGGCGCGACTTCACCTATGTCGACGACATCGTCGACGGCGTGCTTGCGGTGCTCGACCGGCCGCCGCCGGCAAGCGGACCCAGGCATCTCATCTACAACATCGGCAACAGCCAGCCGGTGCATCTCGGCCGCTTCATCGAGACGCTGGAAAGCCTGCTCGGCGTCAAGGCGATCCGCGAAAACCTGCCCATGCAGCCCGGCGAGGTCGAGAAGACCTATGCCGACACCGGCGCGCTGGAGCACGATTTCGGCTTCAAGCCGAAAGTGTCGATCGAGGAAGGACTGGCGAAATTCGTCGACTGGTATCGGCAGGAATGGCGGCCAGAGGGCAAGAGGCAGCGCGCGCGGCCGCGCTGATCCTCTCGCCCCCGGCTCACCACGCCCCCCGGCAGCGACGCTTATTTCGGTTCAGCGCGACAGACCGCGCGCCGGTATCGATTCAGCGCGCGCGGCAGGCCGCGCGTTGGCCAAAGCCGCTCGGGCCGCAAATCCAGGGCGAGCGGCCAAGCAGCGGGCCGGCACCGCCCGGGTTGTAGGAAGCCTTTGTCGGCGCCGGCGCGCCGACACGCTGCGGCCGCACGAAGGCCGCGTAGGGCTCTTGCCTTATCCGCGTCACGCTGGTCATCTGCGTCAAAGGCTTGCGATAGAGCCGCTTCGCGGGCGCGTTCACCACGGGCTTGTTGCCGTCGATCGAGGCGGTCTTGGTCGCGTCCATGGCTTGGCAGCCAGACATCATGGAGACGAGCGCAAGCGCGGCAAAGGCGTGGGTGTATTTCTTGCCGGCCGTCGCGGCGCTTTCCACGAATTTCCTCATTGCCGCCCCCAGCCGTGAAATATAGTTCGCCAGAGAGCGGCGCTATATTTCCCTCTGCTTTTCTCCGTGTCGCGCGAACGGATTTCTCGCCGCTCGCACCATGGGATAATATTAGAGGGTACTTATTAAAATTCACGTAAACGACATGATGAGCGCCATCTTTCGGCGCTCGATCGACTTCCATTAAAATTTGAACTTTTTGGTAGATGGCGAGCGGTTCACCGTTTCACGGAAACGCCGAACCACTCTTTGTTTTTACGCATTCCGGGCGGAAAACCGCTCACACTTTTCCTGGAATTGCGCTAGCGCCGCGCGTCCCAGCCAGGATCGAAATAGAAATTGCGCGAGCCGATGTCGCCCATGCCGGCGCCGGAAACCACATAGGCGATCCTGACAATGCGGAAGCCGCCGGCGCCCTGCTGCAGCCCATAAATGCCTTCCAGTCCGCGATCGTAGAAACTTGCCGCCGGGACGCCAACCGCGAGCAGCGCCAGGGAGGCGTGCAACGCCAATTTCGCGGCATTGGCGCGCAGCGGGATCCGGTTTTCGAAAATGTGCCTGGCGATGATGACCACGACGAGCACGCCATAGAGGAAAGCATTGAAGGCCGCGAACCAGTAGAAGCCGGTGGCGTCGAAGGGATGCTTGACGAGCAGCACCGGCAGCGCGGCGCCGATCGCCAGAACAATGTAGGGCGCGAATGCCCGCGTGGGCAAAAGATGCTTCGGGCCGCTGCCCTTCGGGGTGACGCGGAAATCGACAAAGGATTTCGTCACATGGTCACGCACCGCCGACAGCGTGCCCCACAGCACCCAGGGCCAGCGCGCGAAGAACAGGAACAATGTGCCTTCCCAGCTGAGCGTCTTCGCGGTCAGGGGGCGCGACAGACCGAAGATTTTCAGCATCATCACCAGCCCGACCAGCGCCAGCGAGTTGGGCAGGTAATGGATGACGAAGTCGGCATACATGACGTTGGCGAAGTTGCGGCCGGTGAGCAGCGCATAGATCGGCATGACATACATCATCAGCGCAAAGAGCGCGAACAGCGGATACCAGAGCTGGCAGAACAGGAACTGGAATTTCAGCCGCGGCGACAGCTTGTGGAAGTATCGCGGAGTGTATTCGAGCAGGATCGTCACCAGGCTGCGCGACCACTGGAATTCCTGCGTGACGAGATCCGCGAAGGTCTGCGGACCATCGCCATGGGCGATCGCGTCGATGGCGTGCACGCCGCGCCAGCCGGCAGCGTTGATCAGCATCGATGTGGAATGATCCTCGGCGAGTTCCGGGCCGAGACCGCCGGCCTGGCGCAAGGCCTTCGTCCTGACCGCATAGTGCGAGCCGATGCACAGTGGCGCGCCGCCGCCGGTATGGCCGCACTGCAAGGGGCCGTGGAACATGCCTTCCGGGAACAGCCGGCCGCGCGCCGCCCAGCTTTCGGCGGCGTTGTTGTCGCATATGCTGGGCGCCGAGACATAGCCGACCGCAGGGTCGGCGAAAGGATAGAGGATTTCGCTGAGATAGGTCGGCGACGGCACATGGTCGGCATCCATCTGCGCGACGAAGTCGTAGTTGTCGTAGCCATGGTGATCGTAGAAAAAGGCGAGGTTGCCTTCCTTGCAGCGCGTCCGGCGCGGCCAGATCTTGCGGTGGTAGTCCTCGCGGCCGCGCCGTGTCGAGACCAGCACGCCATGCGCACCGCACCAGGCAATCGTCTCGTCGGCCGGATCCTCGTCGGCCAGCCAGGTGTCGTGCGGGCAATCCTGCGCCAGCATCGCCTCCAGCGTGCGCCGGACCACGGCGAACGGCTCGGACGGCGCCTTGGTGACCACCATGGCGATACGCGAGCGCTTCGGAATGCGATGCAGTCTGGAGGATTTGCGCGAGGCATGGACGTTGAGCAGGAAATACATCGGCATCAGCGTCAGCCAGGCCAGCACGATGGTGGCGAGACCATATGGCCCGATATGCTCGATATGTTCGGGCCGCAGCCACCAGGACCAGAAGAAGCCCAGCGTGACAAACCAGAAAGCGAGGCCAAGCCGCAGGATCAATTGCTGCCGGGAAGACAGAACCGGCACGAGGTAGGGTCCCTTGGGGCCGGCGCCAGGACGAGCCCCAGCGGACCGGCTCACAGGCCCCTGTTTG
The window above is part of the Mesorhizobium sp. WSM4904 genome. Proteins encoded here:
- a CDS encoding glycosyltransferase family 2 protein, which produces MSVLLDAGLVGGKQGPVSRSAGARPGAGPKGPYLVPVLSSRQQLILRLGLAFWFVTLGFFWSWWLRPEHIEHIGPYGLATIVLAWLTLMPMYFLLNVHASRKSSRLHRIPKRSRIAMVVTKAPSEPFAVVRRTLEAMLAQDCPHDTWLADEDPADETIAWCGAHGVLVSTRRGREDYHRKIWPRRTRCKEGNLAFFYDHHGYDNYDFVAQMDADHVPSPTYLSEILYPFADPAVGYVSAPSICDNNAAESWAARGRLFPEGMFHGPLQCGHTGGGAPLCIGSHYAVRTKALRQAGGLGPELAEDHSTSMLINAAGWRGVHAIDAIAHGDGPQTFADLVTQEFQWSRSLVTILLEYTPRYFHKLSPRLKFQFLFCQLWYPLFALFALMMYVMPIYALLTGRNFANVMYADFVIHYLPNSLALVGLVMMLKIFGLSRPLTAKTLSWEGTLFLFFARWPWVLWGTLSAVRDHVTKSFVDFRVTPKGSGPKHLLPTRAFAPYIVLAIGAALPVLLVKHPFDATGFYWFAAFNAFLYGVLVVVIIARHIFENRIPLRANAAKLALHASLALLAVGVPAASFYDRGLEGIYGLQQGAGGFRIVRIAYVVSGAGMGDIGSRNFYFDPGWDARR